ttttacattttagactCTGAGCTGATGGCGAAAATGAATtgatcataaaatgtttatgtattagTGTTAtctgtgtttaaaaatattatttatatttttgtgctttctaagaaatttttaatttgtttttgttttttttttccataaatgtcaataaaaattttttcgttggatcaaaaagcttgaaaatataatacaaggtttctcgtAAGTTGTAAttgtagatattaaaaaataattaggattGGTATTATgctccattttttttatataagcattttaatttaaaatgttgacaaaactcataaaaaatcacgaaaaattgcaaataaaaaataataaattttcgaATTTGtatatatctaaggattaagagtttaaaacaagatttctaaCTATACTgttcatattatactgtagtaaaaaaatctaaaaaatatatatacctgaaCCAAGGGCGTGCTCAAAAAATTGATGTGGGGgggttttaaagtaaaattgaaGGAGCTAGTCTTTTACCTAAcgaccattttttattttttgttttttaatcaacaataaattcaattatttatagatttaaatattatattgctaatatagaaactattatactaatatacaatataggtacattcaaaAATGAAAGAACAAAATctagttttcttgattttttgctcaattcatttaaaacttcTTCTGCTGTTACTGGAATTTCTTTATGAACAGCTAACATAGCTAAGCCATTAAGTCGagtctaaaaccaaaaaaattgatatacatttttattttaatatccagaaAATACCTCAGTTATTGTGTTTCGTAGATAAGATTTCAATCTTTTGAGACAAGAAAAAGTTTTCTCGGGGTGGATGTTGAAACAGGTAAAGtgcatagtatttttataatagaaaatgtatactgggaaatatttctttatcacaCTGTCTCAAtgcttctaaacaattttttggatattttacatgcttattaagtttggtattccatatattatgtagtttagcTTTAAGCTTTTAACTGTTAGCTTATCAGTATCGAGGTAAATTCAACAAGTTCATCAAAGTTTTCTGAATAagttccagaaaataaacactgaaagcctaaaaaataaatttatattttgagtattaaaagtacctattaaaagtatattaaaagtatcggAAACTGCGGGGCAGTGTACATATTCAAAGTTGGAAgcatttaacgataaaatacgaattaggaaattttatgataatataattcgacaagtacattataaagatgcattatttgttttataataaaaaataaaaataatacggtcaatgggtggggggggggggttgaacccCATGAACCCCCCGTGAGCACGCCCCTGacctaaacaaattttttatgggcattttaagttcaaatttgacgcaattagataaataataagcgataacaaataattatgaattaataatttagttattttgttgtaattcaaaaaaatttaatattcacgggcaggtaatttaaacttttagcgtaaatattgtatactcaCAATGTCATTTTCAAGCCCAATGATTTTGGCAAAAGTTTATTAAATCTACTGTGTTACTAATATCTAATATGTAGTAAagtaatttactttaatttttaatagtattacaaatatatcatACCAACATagatacttagtaatatagacTGACAGACGGttttcgcttagaatcgtttttcgtatgctatatgatttattattgaattcaaatttaaacataggtacattcCAGTTACTTACTCACAATGACTCCtcatctactgtacagcagagtggttacCTAATTTCCCTCtttttaagattatattatgtcaataaacATTGACACACTGTATTATTTTACCTGCTAAGGTAGGTACGttgaaatgtttaatgataaattataatttattattagttataagatATAACTATACTAAATAGATGAGAACAAACCCTAGTTTCTGTACCTGATTCACTTTATTTAGATTATGAGCAGAGCTATGAATTTATTGGTtagatcattaatattaatttaaaaaaatatgtcgtcGTCGACCCAtcgacgaatataataatataatataaacgttgcTGTTAGCTTACATATAGTTTAtctatcattttaaattaagttagaaCTTAGAAGAGACAGttcttaatacataatataatcccTACATACTCTTTCCACAACAAACACATaatcgaatttaaaaaaatgtagaaataagtattataataaaacaataaataaataaattcatgatACAAATCTTAATCCGTAATAATGCATTTAGATTGAAATTATCATTTTCATCTTAAAGAAATGTTGGACTTTGTTTTAggtaccacataatattattaattatacaaaaaattcaaaatatgttactTTCGAtatcttttattaattaattcccggaatattacaatttattcataAGCGTTTCATATTTTctgattaaaaactataaatattagtacCAAAAAAAAGCaaccaaataaatgtatttttggtaGGGGaattaatggaaataaaaataattttgttgttccGCAGGCATAAGTAGTTGGCGGCGGGCTTCGTGACGATTCACAGAACGAAATACTATAATCCATATAGGTGCGGTTAACTAGACCACTTAAAACCGTCGTATCCAGTTACCACAGCGGGCAGAGACGACTGCAAGACATcgcctttatattttataccatattatcatattatcatcgtataaaaacaacattatattattatcataataatttgccGGCTACTGCTGCTACCGCGGTAACAGGGACATAATATCTTATCGTATAGTACCGCGGTAACGGCGATGGCGGTGAACACCCGTCGTGCGGGGGCGACTACAACGTCCGGGGCAATCGTAGCGGCGATCGCGCGAGCGACGGTGATGATGCTGCTGCTTCTGGTCCAGGCACCCGGTTCCGGGGCCGTCACCGACGAGATGCTGAAGATCGCGTGCTCGGACATGACGCCCAGGCACCCGGGTTACCGGCCGGAAAACACGCAGGGCGCCCCGTGTCCTTACCGGCTGATGGTGGACCCGTCCACGCCCGTGATTCCAGGCAACCTGGTGAACATCACGCTCACGTCCGTCGGCGTGACCATGCCGTTCAAGGGGTTCATGGTCCAGGCTCGAGACGACGACGGCCGAGTGATCGGTACGTTTCTGCCGGAATGCAGGAACGTGACACAACATCACATGATCAGCTGTTCCAACGGCAACGAACCATACGTGAGTGGGGGTTTTTTTTGAGGGTTTTTCAAAACGTTTATTTGCCAtatttctataggtatatagagatatagatataggtatgtacGCAATCGATGTAcagactttttttaaaagtcatGGCTTACCACGcttctaaaattatatgatcAGCTGTTCCAAACGAAGCCGAACCATACGTGTATAGGTTTATTTTTAGGGTTTTTAGTAGTTACCGCTGATTTCCCCAATAGTGTCGGATATATTAGTAGATACGCAATCGATGTacagacttttttttaaagtcatgGCTTGCCACGCTTTGAAAATTACATGATCAGTTGTTCCAACGGAGACGAAACATACATGAGTGGGGTTTTTTTAGGGTTTTTCAAAACGTTTATTCGCCATATCCCTGCATTACACTGATGTAACTGGACGATAGCGTGGATTTAAATATTCGATGCTTCGCAATAGTACCGATATATTGGTACcattgatgtacctatatatagattatagactttAATAGTATTGTTCATTcacataaattttaaattcgtaaTTGGCAATTTCATGCATATCCCTTCCACACATCTTGGTCGTTTTTTTGCACACTAGTTCGTTTTCATATATATATCTTGATAGTTTACCTCAAGTACCTACAAATTTAGttccattaaaattaaactataagcaagtgttgattaattttttttttcctaacatcaaatatatcataataagttataaattatatattataatgttctgtACCTACTTCTGTCAAATTAGTGGATCGCgccaatacaatttattataatattatatacgatttagTTTGACACTTATTGTTCTTTAATGATTaggttattaggtacctatttattaattatagccattatattatagcgtTTATAGAACTGTtcaacaataatgataaattattataattattcaaaagcCAATAGGTACTGTATAAACGTACTAAATAGTTAGTAACAAAGTCGATTGCAAAtagtaatgtatttttacacACTAATATAGATTAAGAAATAATCTAAGGCTAATCGTCAGCTGtaacctaattataattattaatgtgtgtataatatgtgtgtatattcaaattaaacttaaataagtttatgatggttggaattttatttttttcagaactcAGTGGTTCAgtcaaataacaaatataaaataacagatACTTTTACGTGGATAGCTCCATTATCGCTCAAAGGATCTATTCGATTTAAGtgagtaaatacattttattgatttattacttAATCGAATTTAGGGATACACAAAAGTacttttaagaatttaatttaattgtaagatGTTTTAAAGCACAGTATATATAACTAAGTTGTTAGTTGACGTAGAACTAATCGCATACCCAGTATtacaactatatactatatactagctttaaaatgtatacatcatAAATAAAACCCCCCCTGTCTTTATTTTACACCACTAAAATCTATGGTATTGGATCTAATCTACACGGCagagtatatttaaacaaacattgTCTGTAAACTATTAGAAGATTCTGATCAAACAACACTAGATCGAACAATTGTAatccttataattatttatcaaaaatcaaaagtaggtacctatagataccAGCTGATGCACTTCTCTAAAACCAGCTAAgtgaaaaatcgaaaaaaatgtgTTAGAATGTGAACACGtgatacacaaaaataatgtgACTAATAACAGTGACAGCATAACTTGCAGCAACCATTCCcctattaaatacctactagtaGTTAATAGTACTTAATACTAGGGTGCCTAGATAgtagcataggcgcaaatagggggggggctttaggggctaagccctcccaaaaatgtccatagccacCCAAACATTCCCtacgttttgttttaa
This portion of the Acyrthosiphon pisum isolate AL4f chromosome A1, pea_aphid_22Mar2018_4r6ur, whole genome shotgun sequence genome encodes:
- the LOC100166015 gene encoding uncharacterized protein LOC100166015 isoform X1, with product MAVNTRRAGATTTSGAIVAAIARATVMMLLLLVQAPGSGAVTDEMLKIACSDMTPRHPGYRPENTQGAPCPYRLMVDPSTPVIPGNLVNITLTSVGVTMPFKGFMVQARDDDGRVIGTFLPECRNVTQHHMISCSNGNEPYNSVVQSNNKYKITDTFTWIAPLSLKGSIRFKFTVVLNFKHFWTNEETDDIPVAKLSPEEFNIKNSINHEYYIYKLYTKNCFS